In Pyrus communis chromosome 1, drPyrComm1.1, whole genome shotgun sequence, the following are encoded in one genomic region:
- the LOC137734957 gene encoding tubby-like F-box protein 5 has product MSFKGIVRELREMKDGIGSMSRRVGERKHWRNRTLSHIAPDMAPTPPTSVIQQGQWANLPPELLLDIIQRVEESETSWPARAVVVFCGSVCKSWRGITRDIVKTPEQCGRLTFPISLKQPGPRQSPIQCFIRRDRETSTYYLYYGLVPSEGEKDKLLLAAKRIRRATRTEFVISLVSDDFSRASSTYVGKLRSNFLGTKFTVYDSQLPCDAVPPPNNRSSQRFHSKQVSPRVPACNYSVGTISYELNILRTRGPRRMHCAMHSIPVSSIQDGGTAPTPTSFPQAYDEQFALSPSSKEKDLIREFSSTTLSEPNVSAPGAEPLVLKNKSPRWHEQLQCWCLNFRGRVTVPSVKNFQLVASVDPSHNVSAEEQERVILQFGKIGKDIFTLDYRYPLSCFQAFAICLSSFDTKPACE; this is encoded by the exons ATGTCGTTCAAAGGCATTGTTCGTGAGCTGCGGGAGATGAAAGATGGGATTGGGAGCATGTCAAGGCGAGTTGGTGAACGGAAGCATTGGCGTAATCGGACTTTGTCGCATATTGCTCCTGATATGGCTCCAACCCCGCCAACTAGTGTGATTCAGCAGGGTCAGTGGGCTAACTTGCCTCCGGAATTGCTTCTGGACATAATTCAGAGGGTAGAAGAAAGTGAAACATCGTGGCCTGCTCGAGCTGTCGTTGTTTTTTGTGGTTCAGTTTGTAAGTCATGGAGGGGCATTACGAGGGATATAGTCAAAACTCCCGAGCAATGTGGAAGGCTCACATTTCCAATCTCATTGAAGCAG CCGGGACCTCGCCAATCTCCAATACAGTGCTTCATTCGAAGGGATAGAGAAACTTCCACATATTATCTTTACTACGGTCTGGTGCCGT CTGAGGGTGAGAAAGATAAATTATTGTTAGCAGCCAAAAGGATCAGAAGGGCAACAAGAACGGAGTTCGTTATATCTTTGGTTTCAGATGATTTTTCTCGAGCCAGCAGTACATATGTTGGAAAATTGAG GTCCAACTTTTTGGGTACCAAGTTCACCGTATATGACAGCCAGCTTCCATGTGATGCAGTACCCCCACCAAATAATCGATCATCTCAAAGGTTCCATTCTAAGCAGGTGTCTCCAAGAGTACCAGCGTGTAACTACAGCGTTGGCACCATCTCTTACGAGCTCAATATTCTTCGCACAAGAGGTCCAAGGAGAATGCATTGTGCTATGCACTCCATTCCTGTCTCTTCCATTCAGGACGGGGGCACCGCCCCAACACCAACATCTTTCCCACAAGCCTATGACGAGCAATTTGCTCTCTCACCAAGTTCAAAAGAAAAGGATCTGATCAGAGAGTTCAGCTCTACAACCCTCTCGGAGCCAAATGTCTCAGCCCCAGGTGCAGAGCCACTGGTTTTGAAAAACAAGTCTCCTCGGTGGCATGAGCAGCTACAATGCTGGTGCCTTAACTTTAGAGGGCGTGTTACAGTGCCTTCCGTTAAAAATTTCCAGCTTGTGGCATCTGTTGATCCGTCCCACAACGTTTCGGCTGAAGAGCAAGAGAGGGTAATCCTACAGTTTGGAAAGATTGGAAAAGACATCTTCACCTTGGATTATCGCTACCCGCTGTCCTGTTTCCAAGCATTTGCGATCTGCTTAAGCAGCTTCGACACCAAGCCAGCTTGTGAATGA
- the LOC137736277 gene encoding laccase-11-like produces MASSCLRNRFLCAFVFVFCGFLGLITSPAEAAIKKYQFDVSLKNVSRLCHAKSIVTVNGRFPGPTIYVREGDRLQINVTNHAQYNISIHWHGLKQYRNGWADGPAYVTQCPIQTGSSYTYDFNVTGQRGTLWWHAHILWLRATVYGAIVIVPKQGTPFPFPQPYRETKIILGEWWNVDVETFVNKANSLGLPPNSSDAHTINGKPGPLFPCSEKHTFTMVVEQGKTYLLRIINAALNDELFFGIAGHNLTVVEVDAVYTKPFTTQAILIAPGQTTNVLVKANQASGRYFMAARPFMDAPVPVDNKIATGILQYRGVPNTVLPSLPQLPNPNDTSFALSYNNKLRSLNAPNFPANVPLKVDRKLFYTIGFGKESCPSCLNGTRFVASLNNISFEMPQVGLLQAHYFNLKGVFKTDFPDRPSTPFNYTGAPLTASLRTSTGTRLSKIAFNSTVELVLQDTNLLTVESHPFHLHGYNFFVVGTGIGNFDPAKDPAKYNLVDPVERNTVGVPTGGWTAIRFRADNPGVWFMHCHLELHTGWGLKTAFVVEDGPGSDNSVLPPPKDLPPC; encoded by the exons ATGGCTAGCAGCTGCCTCCGGAATAGATTTTTGTGTGCGTTCGTGTTTGTTTTCTGCGGGTTTCTTGGCTTAATCACTTCTCCAGCTGAAGCTGCTATAAAGAAATACCAGTTTGATGTGAGTT TAAAGAATGTGAGCAGATTGTGCCATGCAAAATCGATTGTTACTGTAAATGGAAGGTTTCCGGGGCCTACGATCTATGTCCGGGAAGGTGACAGACTTCAAATCAATGTTACAAACCATGCTCAATACAACATATCAATTCACTG GCATGGATTGAAGCAGTACCGAAATGGTTGGGCAGATGGACCGGCTTATGTGACGCAATGTCCAATCCAGACCGGAAGTAGCTACACTTACGACTTCAATGTGACGGGGCAAAGAGGAACTTTGTGGTGGCATGCACATATTCTTTGGCTAAGGGCTACTGTCTATGGAGCAATTGTGATCGTGCCTAAACAAGGAACTCCATTCCCATTCCCACAGCCGTACCGGGAAACTAAGATTATACTTGGAGAATGGTGGAATGTGGATGTGGAAACATTTGTCAACAAAGCAAACAGCCTGGGATTGCCACCAAACTCCTCGGATGCTCACACCATCAATGGGAAGCCAGGGCCATTGTTTCCTTGCTCCGAGAAAC aTACTTTTACAATGGTGGTTGAGCAAGGGAAGACCTATCTCCTTCGAATCATCAATGCCGCTCTCAACGACGAACTTTTCTTCGGCATTGCTGGACACAACCTGACAGTGGTGGAGGTTGACGCAGTTTACACCAAACCCTTCACTACTCAAGCCATACTAATTGCACCAGGCCAGACCACAAACGTTTTGGTCAAAGCCAATCAAGCTTCAGGCAGATACTTCATGGCTGCTAGGCCTTTCATGGATGCTCCAGTTCCCGTAGACAACAAGATAGCCACTGGAATTCTCCAATACAGAGGAGTTCCGAACACTGTCCTGCCAAGCCTTCCTCAATTGCCTAACCCTAACGACACGTCCTTCGCTTTAAGCTACAACAATAAGCTCAGGAGCCTAAACGCTCCAAACTTTCCGGCCAATGTGCCTCTCAAAGTCGACCGGAAACTCTTCTACACCATTGGTTTCGGGAAAGAATCATGCCCTAGTTGCCTCAACGGAACAAGATTTGTTGCTTCCTTGAACAACATCTCTTTCGAGATGCCGCAGGTGGGGCTTCTGCAAGCACATTACTTTAATCTCAAAGGCGTGTTCAAAACCGACTTCCCCGATAGGCCATCAACTCCTTTCAACTACACTGGTGCACCACTCACAGCCAGTCTTCGCACATCAACTGGAACTAGGCTAAGCAAGATTGCTTTCAATTCGACAGTTGAGCTGGTTTTACAAGACACGAATCTCCTAACCGTGGAATCGCATCCGTTCCATCTCCACGGATACAACTTCTTTGTTGTGGGAACTGGGATTGGGAATTTTGATCCTGCCAAGGACCCTGCTAAGTATAACTTGGTTGATCCTGTTGAGAGAAATACAGTTGGAGTCCCCACAGGTGGTTGGACTGCCATTCGGTTTAGAGCTGATAATCCAG GCGTTTGGTTCATGCACTGTCATTTGGAGCTTCATACTGGCTGGGGACTGAAAACAGCATTCGTCGTAGAAGATGGACCAGGATCGGATAATTCTGTTCTGCCTCCGCCTAAGGATCTTCCGCCTTGCTGA
- the LOC137736288 gene encoding ultraviolet-B receptor UVR8 has protein sequence MKGGLGSLVKGPCAVNAIIQKLQRCMSSGTAAVMSFGDGNHGALGLPTSLMGLGVDAYEPIRVPSLPPDVTSVAAGHYHSLAVTSQGQLWAWGRDLEAQLGRGLPSPRDSWNEPKRVTGLDQVNVCAAFASGVVSAAIGDDGSLWVWGKSKRGQLGLGNQVTEAVVPSTVEALSGEKIIKVSFGWGHALALTEDGKLFGWGYSADGRLGSITESLETSLLESRAGLSDKELSSSTVEAAEKLVLEGMAKENDMPIVWEPSLVRELHSVEVVDISCGFDHSLILCGDGTLLSCGSNVYGQLGREKQDLGLFPVDISFRPTSIASGLGHSLAICQVPSSNVIKGAEDIVTWGWNQSSQLGRGGSENIPLVVEGLEGEIPVSVSGGRVHSIALTSKGEVWVWGCGKNGRLGLGSSCDEAEPILLDSVEGCQVLQAVSGFDHNLVLIAE, from the exons ATGAAAGGAGGACTGGGATCCCTGGTGAAGGGGCCTTGTGCGGTTAACGCGATCATTCAAAAGCTGCAGAGATGTATGAGCAGCGGAACCGCCGCAGTCATGAGCTTTGGCGACGGAAACCACGGTGCTCTGGGCCTGCCGACTTCCCTCATGGGACTCGGCGTTGACGCTTACGAGCCCATCCGGGTCCCTTCTCTGCCTCCTGATGTCACCAGCGTCGCCGCCGGGCACTACCACTCCCTCGCCGTCACTTCCCAAGGGCAGCTCTGGGCTTGGGGCCGAGACCTTGAAGCCCAACTCGGCCGCGGACTGCCTTCTCCCAG AGATTCATGGAATGAACCAAAGAGAGTAACTGGGTTGGATCAAGTAAACGTTTGTGCTGCATTTGCGTCTGGTGTTGTTTCTGCAGCCATTGGAGATGATGGTTCTTTGTGGGTTTGGGGAAAGTCGAAGCGCGGCCAGCTTGGTCTTGGAAATCAAGTCACTGAGGCTGTGGTACCTTCCACAGTTGAAGCACTATCGGGAGAGAAAATAATTAAG GTATCATTCGGTTGGGGGCATGCTCTTGCACTGACTGAGGATGGAAAATTGTTTGGTTGGGGTTATTCAGCCGATGGTAGGTTAGGAAGCATTACAGAATCCTTGGAGACGTCTCTACTGGAATCACGGGCAGGTTTGAGTGATAAGGAACTATCAAGTTCAACTGTGGAAGCTGCGGAGAAGCTGGTTTTAGAAGGAATGGCTAAGGAGAATGACATGCCGATAGTTTGGGAACCTAGTTTAGTGAGAGAACTACATTCTGTTGAAGTTGTAGACATTTCATGTGGTTTTGATCATTCATTAATTCTTTGCG GTGATGGAACACTACTAAGTTGTGGGAGCAACGTATATGGTCAGTTGGGCAGAGAAAAACAGGATTTGGGATTGTTCCCTGTTGACATAAGCTTCCGTCCCACATCTATAGCATCAGGACTTGGCCATTCTTTGGCAATTTGCCAGGTTCCATCGTCGAATGTTATAAAAGGAGCCGAAGACATTGTTACATGGGGGTGGAATCAAAGTTCTCAGCTTGGAAGAGGTGGATCGGAGAATATTCCATTGGTGGTTGAAGGATTGGAAGGGGAAATTCCTGTCTCAGTGTCAGGAGGGCGTGTGCATTCCATTGCTCTCACATCCAAGGGAGAAGTGTGGGTTTGGGGTTGTGGTAAGAATGGAAGATTAGGGTTAGGAAGCTCCTGTGATGAAGCAGAACCGATTTTGCTCGACTCTGTAGAGGGTTGTCAAGTTTTACAAGCTGTGTCTGGATTTGATCATAATCTTGTCCTGATTGCGGAGTGA